One uncultured Tolumonas sp. genomic window carries:
- a CDS encoding sucrose-6-phosphate hydrolase: MSEVSLLKQLARSLMTGQLIAASDPYRPHWHLAPTVGLLNDPNGFIQAHDRYHLFYQWNPLACRHGAKWWGHWSSVDLVHWRHEPVALLPTEEYEISGCYSGSAVLNNDKITLLYTGNVKYADGSRTANQCLAEELPDGTYQKLGPVIPLPEGYTGHVRDPKVWQHDGLWYMVLAAQTPEIKGKVLFYRSSDLQQWQLISEIAGTHLNGLKEFGYMWECPDLFHLDGHDILLCCPQGLAAEQYSYLNLYQCGYFVGELDYQQGRFPHGEFHELDLGFEFYAPQTTETADGRRLMFGWLGMPDDNELAQPTVKSGWVDCMTCPRELFFRNGQLYQQPAEELQQLRQGAGTTWQGNASEAPLFDGVSAELLLDVNGPFSLSLRDNASLNWDGECLILTRLNWRTQETESRYWFGKLQSLQVLLDSSALELFINNGEACMTARYFPDPIQKSLHFAGTGTLSIHHWLLSACVIE; the protein is encoded by the coding sequence ATGTCTGAAGTTTCTTTACTGAAACAACTCGCCCGGTCGTTAATGACCGGGCAACTTATTGCAGCCAGTGACCCATATCGTCCGCACTGGCATCTGGCACCAACAGTGGGCTTGTTGAATGATCCAAACGGTTTTATTCAAGCCCATGATCGTTACCACCTGTTCTATCAATGGAACCCCCTCGCTTGCCGCCATGGCGCTAAATGGTGGGGCCACTGGAGTTCTGTTGATTTGGTACATTGGCGTCATGAACCTGTCGCACTGCTGCCAACGGAAGAGTATGAGATCAGCGGTTGTTATTCCGGCTCAGCCGTATTAAACAATGACAAAATCACGCTGCTCTACACCGGTAATGTGAAATATGCCGATGGTTCCAGAACAGCCAATCAGTGTCTGGCAGAAGAACTGCCTGATGGTACCTACCAAAAACTAGGGCCGGTGATTCCACTGCCAGAAGGTTATACCGGTCATGTGCGTGACCCGAAAGTGTGGCAACACGATGGCTTGTGGTACATGGTGTTAGCGGCACAAACACCAGAGATCAAAGGTAAGGTGCTGTTTTATCGCAGCAGTGACCTGCAACAGTGGCAATTGATCAGTGAAATTGCCGGCACCCATCTTAATGGCCTGAAAGAATTTGGTTATATGTGGGAATGCCCGGATCTGTTTCATCTGGATGGCCACGATATATTGCTATGTTGCCCGCAAGGCTTGGCCGCAGAACAATACAGTTATCTGAATTTATATCAATGCGGTTATTTCGTCGGTGAACTCGATTATCAGCAAGGTAGATTCCCACATGGTGAATTTCATGAGCTGGATCTGGGCTTTGAGTTTTATGCGCCACAAACCACTGAGACTGCCGATGGCCGTCGCTTGATGTTTGGCTGGTTAGGCATGCCTGACGATAATGAGTTGGCACAACCGACAGTGAAATCTGGTTGGGTTGATTGTATGACCTGCCCGCGCGAACTGTTCTTCCGTAATGGTCAGTTATATCAACAGCCTGCCGAAGAATTGCAACAGCTGCGGCAAGGTGCAGGTACAACATGGCAAGGCAATGCCAGTGAAGCGCCATTATTTGATGGTGTTTCTGCCGAATTGTTGCTGGATGTCAATGGACCATTCTCATTATCGTTACGCGATAATGCCAGCCTGAACTGGGATGGTGAGTGCCTGATACTGACCCGTTTGAACTGGCGTACACAAGAAACAGAATCGCGTTACTGGTTTGGTAAATTACAATCATTGCAGGTGTTGCTTGATAGCTCTGCACTGGAGTTATTTATCAATAATGGTGAAGCGTGCATGACCGCACGTTATTTCCCAGATCCAATCCAAAAAAGTTTACACTTTGCCGGGACAGGTACACTCTCAATTCATCACTGGTTGTTGTCAGCATGCGTGATAGAATAA
- a CDS encoding sucrose-specific PTS transporter subunit IIBC encodes MNVTSVANELIPLLGGKENIVSAAHCATRLRLVLQDDNKINKNAIEQVDGVKGCFSNAGQIQIIFGTGIVNKVYAAFTAVAGINESSEGEVKKLATQKLNIVQRAARTLSNIFVPIIPAIVASGLLMGTLGLVRTYGWANPDSAIFIMLDMFSSAAFIILPILIGFTAAREFGGNPYLGATLGGILTHPALTNAWTVGSGFKTMNFMGIDVAMIGYQGTVFPVLIAVWFMSHLEKQLRRVIPDALDLILTPFLTVVITGFVSLLFIGPAGRGLGEGITFVLTNLYEHAGWLAGLLFGGTYSAIVITGIHHSFHAIELGLLADKSVGVNFLLPIWAMANVAQGGACLAVYFKTKDARIKSIAIPAGVSCLLGITEAAIFGINLRFVKPFLAALAGGALGGAWVVASKVGMTAVGLTGIPGIAIVQSSSVLNYLIGMVIAFGAAFAIATVLRYNTDAE; translated from the coding sequence ATGAATGTAACTTCTGTAGCAAATGAACTGATCCCACTACTGGGCGGTAAAGAGAATATCGTCAGTGCAGCCCACTGCGCAACTCGTTTGCGTTTGGTTTTGCAGGATGATAACAAAATTAATAAAAATGCCATTGAACAAGTGGATGGCGTGAAAGGTTGTTTCAGTAACGCGGGGCAAATCCAGATCATTTTTGGTACTGGTATAGTGAACAAAGTCTATGCCGCGTTTACGGCGGTAGCAGGCATTAATGAATCCAGCGAAGGTGAAGTTAAAAAGCTGGCGACACAAAAACTGAATATCGTGCAGCGCGCTGCTCGCACCCTGTCGAACATCTTTGTACCTATTATTCCTGCCATCGTCGCATCAGGTCTGCTGATGGGGACTTTGGGTCTGGTACGTACTTACGGCTGGGCTAACCCTGACAGCGCCATTTTCATCATGCTGGATATGTTCAGCTCTGCAGCCTTTATTATTCTGCCGATACTAATCGGTTTCACTGCAGCACGCGAGTTTGGTGGTAACCCTTATTTGGGTGCAACGCTGGGCGGGATCTTAACCCATCCGGCACTCACCAATGCCTGGACGGTCGGTAGTGGCTTCAAAACCATGAATTTCATGGGCATAGACGTTGCGATGATCGGTTATCAGGGCACGGTTTTCCCGGTCTTGATCGCGGTCTGGTTCATGAGCCATCTGGAAAAGCAACTGCGTCGCGTGATCCCAGATGCATTGGATCTCATTCTGACACCATTTTTGACTGTCGTGATCACTGGCTTCGTATCTCTGCTGTTCATTGGCCCTGCGGGTCGTGGTTTGGGTGAAGGTATTACCTTTGTTCTGACAAATTTGTATGAACATGCGGGCTGGTTAGCTGGTCTGTTATTCGGCGGTACTTACTCAGCCATCGTTATCACCGGTATTCACCACAGCTTCCATGCCATTGAGCTGGGTCTGCTGGCCGATAAGAGCGTGGGTGTAAACTTCCTGTTGCCAATCTGGGCAATGGCGAACGTGGCGCAAGGTGGTGCTTGTCTGGCGGTATATTTCAAAACCAAAGATGCTCGTATCAAATCAATTGCTATCCCAGCCGGTGTCTCTTGTCTGTTGGGTATCACTGAAGCGGCTATCTTCGGTATTAACCTGCGCTTTGTGAAGCCATTCCTGGCAGCACTGGCGGGTGGCGCACTGGGTGGTGCTTGGGTAGTAGCCAGCAAAGTCGGTATGACTGCGGTAGGCCTGACCGGTATCCCTGGTATCGCGATTGTACAATCCAGCTCTGTTCTGAACTATTTGATTGGTATGGTTATCGCTTTCGGTGCCGCCTTCGCTATCGCCACTGTATTGCGTTACAACACGGACGCTGAATAA
- a CDS encoding ABC transporter ATP-binding protein, translating into MLALDIQQLRKTYQGGVEALKGIDLAVEEGDFYALLGPNGAGKSTTIGIISSLVNKSAGSVKVFGYDIDTQLEQAKAQIGLVPQEFNFSQFEKVEQIVVQQAGFYGVPRKVAEERAEKYLTQLDLWEKRDKQARTLSGGMKRRLMIARALMHEPKLLILDEPTAGVDIEIRRSMWQFLQNLNAEGVTIILTTHYLEEAEMLCRNIGIIDKGRIVENTSMRNLLSKLQVETFLLDLDRPAANVQLAGFKSHPAGELSLEVEIQKSDGLNGVFEQLNNQNVKVLSMRNKANRLEELFVSLVEKGRQA; encoded by the coding sequence ATGCTTGCTCTCGATATTCAGCAATTACGCAAAACCTATCAGGGAGGCGTCGAAGCCCTGAAAGGGATCGATCTCGCGGTTGAAGAAGGGGATTTTTACGCCCTGCTTGGCCCGAATGGCGCTGGTAAATCGACCACTATTGGTATTATCAGCTCGCTGGTGAATAAATCCGCCGGCTCGGTCAAAGTCTTTGGTTATGACATTGATACGCAACTGGAACAGGCAAAAGCGCAAATTGGTTTAGTGCCGCAAGAATTTAACTTCAGCCAGTTTGAGAAAGTCGAACAGATCGTGGTGCAACAAGCCGGATTTTATGGTGTGCCGCGTAAGGTAGCCGAAGAACGGGCTGAGAAATATCTGACCCAGCTCGATCTGTGGGAAAAACGCGATAAACAGGCACGCACGCTCTCGGGCGGTATGAAACGTCGTCTGATGATTGCCCGTGCGCTGATGCATGAGCCGAAATTACTGATCCTCGATGAACCGACTGCGGGGGTGGATATCGAGATCCGCCGTTCGATGTGGCAGTTTCTGCAAAATCTCAATGCCGAGGGCGTCACCATCATTCTGACGACCCATTATCTGGAAGAAGCCGAAATGCTGTGCCGTAATATCGGCATCATCGACAAAGGTCGTATCGTGGAAAACACCAGCATGCGTAATTTACTCAGTAAATTACAGGTGGAGACCTTCTTGCTGGATTTAGATCGTCCGGCTGCCAATGTTCAGCTGGCGGGTTTTAAATCTCATCCGGCGGGGGAATTAAGTCTGGAAGTTGAAATTCAGAAAAGTGACGGCCTGAATGGCGTGTTTGAGCAGTTGAACAACCAAAACGTCAAAGTGCTGAGTATGCGTAATAAAGCCAACCGGCTGGAAGAGTTGTTTGTTTCATTAGTAGAAAAAGGACGTCAGGCATGA
- a CDS encoding ABC transporter permease, whose protein sequence is MNSAVYWIAFQSLVRKEINRFTRIWVQTLVPPAITMTLYFVIFGNLIGSRIGDMHGVTYMQFIVPGLIMMSVITNSYSNVSSSFYSAKFQRNIEELLVAPVPNYLIIWGFVAGGVARGLCVGAIVTAVSLFFVPFHVHDPVSVFIMLVLTAILFSLGGLLNAIFAKSFDDISIIPTFVLTPLTYLGGVFYSIQLLPPFWQAASHVNPIIYMINGFRYGFIGISDVPMWTSYLVVSLFILALYTTCWWLVKKGTGLRH, encoded by the coding sequence ATGAATAGCGCCGTTTACTGGATTGCCTTCCAGAGCTTGGTTCGTAAAGAAATTAACCGTTTTACCCGTATTTGGGTTCAAACCTTAGTGCCGCCGGCGATCACCATGACACTCTATTTTGTCATTTTCGGTAATCTGATCGGCAGCCGGATTGGTGATATGCATGGTGTGACTTACATGCAGTTTATTGTGCCGGGTCTGATCATGATGTCGGTGATCACCAATTCTTACTCGAATGTCTCTTCATCCTTTTACAGTGCCAAGTTCCAGCGCAATATCGAAGAGCTGTTGGTGGCCCCGGTGCCGAATTATCTGATCATCTGGGGTTTTGTCGCCGGTGGTGTGGCGCGTGGTCTGTGTGTCGGTGCGATTGTCACGGCGGTGTCGTTATTTTTTGTGCCGTTTCATGTGCATGATCCGGTCAGCGTATTCATCATGTTAGTGCTGACGGCGATTTTATTTTCGCTGGGCGGGTTGTTGAATGCGATTTTTGCGAAGAGTTTTGATGATATCAGCATCATTCCGACATTTGTGCTGACACCGCTGACTTATCTGGGTGGCGTATTTTATTCCATTCAATTATTACCCCCATTCTGGCAGGCTGCTTCGCATGTAAACCCGATCATTTATATGATCAACGGGTTCCGTTACGGCTTTATCGGCATCTCTGATGTACCGATGTGGACATCCTATCTGGTGGTCTCGCTGTTCATTCTGGCGCTGTATACCACTTGCTGGTGGCTGGTGAAGAAAGGCACGGGCTTACGTCATTAA
- a CDS encoding ribose-phosphate pyrophosphokinase, which produces MPDMKLFAGNATPELAQKIADRLFTKLGSAAVGRFSDGEISVQINENVRGSDVFIIQSTCAPTNDNLMELIVMVDAMRRASAGRITAVIPYFGYARQDRRVRSSRVPITAKVVADFLSSVGVDRVLTVDLHAEQIQGFFDVPVDNVFGSPVLLEDMKSRQLEDPVVVSPDIGGVVRARAIAKLLDETDIAIIDKRRPRANVSQVMHLIGDVANRDCIIVDDMIDTGGTLCKAAEALKERGAKRVFAYATHPIFSGLAAKNIAESVIDEVIITDSIPLSDEIRALGKVKQLTLAPMLAEAIRRISNEESISAMFEH; this is translated from the coding sequence GTGCCTGACATGAAGCTGTTTGCCGGTAACGCCACACCGGAATTAGCGCAAAAGATTGCCGACCGCCTCTTCACCAAACTTGGCAGTGCAGCCGTAGGTCGCTTCAGCGATGGTGAGATCAGCGTACAAATTAACGAAAATGTACGTGGTAGTGATGTATTCATCATTCAATCAACCTGTGCTCCTACCAATGACAATCTGATGGAACTGATTGTTATGGTTGATGCCATGCGTCGTGCTTCCGCTGGTCGTATTACCGCGGTAATTCCTTACTTTGGCTATGCTCGTCAGGATCGTCGTGTACGTTCTTCACGTGTACCGATCACTGCAAAAGTTGTTGCTGATTTCCTGTCCAGCGTGGGTGTTGACCGCGTTCTGACAGTCGATCTGCATGCTGAGCAGATTCAGGGCTTCTTCGATGTTCCTGTTGATAACGTATTTGGTAGCCCAGTTCTGCTGGAAGACATGAAATCACGTCAACTGGAAGATCCTGTTGTTGTTTCTCCGGATATCGGTGGTGTAGTACGTGCGCGTGCTATCGCTAAACTGCTGGATGAAACTGACATCGCTATCATCGACAAACGCCGTCCACGCGCGAACGTCTCTCAGGTTATGCACCTGATCGGTGACGTAGCAAACCGTGACTGCATCATCGTTGATGACATGATCGATACCGGTGGTACGCTGTGTAAAGCTGCTGAAGCTCTGAAAGAGCGCGGCGCTAAACGTGTATTTGCGTATGCCACTCACCCAATCTTCTCTGGTCTGGCAGCGAAAAACATTGCTGAATCAGTGATTGATGAAGTGATCATTACCGATTCTATTCCGTTGAGCGATGAAATTCGCGCACTGGGTAAAGTGAAACAGCTGACTCTGGCACCAATGCTGGCAGAAGCTATTCGCCGTATCAGCAACGAAGAATCTATCTCTGCCATGTTTGAACATTGA
- the ispE gene encoding 4-(cytidine 5'-diphospho)-2-C-methyl-D-erythritol kinase has product MMQTNTIAWPAPAKLNLFLHINGRRTDGYHELQTLFIFLDHCDWLRFHINDSNQVTIEPALADVPLEQNLIYRAAMLLKQHSAAPLGVLIELDKRLPMGGGIGGGSSDAATTLVALNHLWHIHLPIDELAELGRQLGADVPVFVRGHAAFAEGVGEQLQPVEIKEKWYLVLVPPCHVSTAAVFQHPDLKRDTPKQKWPELQQGDWHNDCEPLVKKNYPEVEKALRWLIEYAPSRMTGTGACVFAEFEHEAHAREILALMPTWLHGFVARGKNLSPLHVVLQQVYA; this is encoded by the coding sequence ATGATGCAAACCAACACCATCGCATGGCCTGCACCGGCAAAACTGAACCTGTTTTTACACATCAATGGTCGTCGTACTGATGGTTATCATGAATTACAGACGCTATTTATCTTTCTCGATCACTGCGACTGGCTACGCTTTCACATCAATGACAGCAATCAGGTAACCATTGAACCAGCACTGGCTGATGTACCGCTGGAGCAAAACCTGATCTATCGGGCCGCCATGTTATTAAAGCAGCACTCTGCGGCACCACTTGGTGTTTTGATTGAGCTGGATAAACGTTTGCCGATGGGCGGTGGCATTGGCGGAGGTTCCTCTGATGCGGCAACCACCTTGGTCGCACTCAATCATCTCTGGCACATTCATTTACCCATTGATGAACTGGCCGAGTTGGGCCGTCAGTTGGGTGCCGATGTGCCGGTTTTTGTGCGGGGACATGCGGCTTTTGCCGAAGGCGTTGGTGAACAGTTACAACCGGTTGAAATAAAAGAGAAATGGTATCTGGTTTTAGTGCCGCCGTGTCATGTTTCAACAGCAGCTGTTTTTCAGCATCCTGATCTCAAACGGGACACACCAAAGCAGAAATGGCCCGAATTACAACAGGGTGATTGGCACAATGACTGCGAACCTTTGGTGAAAAAGAATTACCCCGAGGTTGAAAAGGCCTTACGCTGGTTGATAGAATACGCCCCGTCAAGAATGACCGGTACTGGTGCTTGTGTGTTCGCGGAGTTTGAACATGAGGCCCATGCCAGAGAAATTTTGGCGTTGATGCCGACATGGCTACATGGTTTTGTAGCAAGAGGGAAAAACTTATCACCCCTTCATGTCGTTTTGCAACAGGTTTATGCTTGA
- the lolB gene encoding lipoprotein insertase outer membrane protein LolB has translation MKTLQQLSLLFCLLILSACTSQQHQLDNASWRMQRQKLENITHWTISGKLAIITPEKKGSARIHWQQNGDDYHLNLTSLLGTRIMEMSKEGDKVVIIDDKGREYRGSDAEYLVYRLTGWQMPVYKLPLWIKGLPGDTDYDINATGQVTNIKTPNWQMQYQSYQEVDGWMMPEKITFKGQQTELRLVINDWELVTQ, from the coding sequence GTGAAAACATTACAACAACTATCATTGCTTTTTTGCCTGCTAATTCTGAGCGCGTGTACCTCACAACAACATCAACTGGATAATGCCAGCTGGCGTATGCAACGTCAGAAGCTGGAAAATATTACCCACTGGACCATCTCCGGTAAACTGGCCATTATCACGCCAGAGAAAAAAGGCTCCGCTCGTATTCACTGGCAGCAAAATGGCGATGACTATCATCTCAATCTGACCAGCCTGCTCGGCACACGCATTATGGAAATGAGCAAAGAAGGTGACAAAGTGGTCATCATTGATGATAAAGGTCGTGAATACCGCGGCAGCGATGCCGAATATCTGGTCTATCGTTTAACCGGCTGGCAAATGCCGGTTTATAAACTGCCGTTATGGATCAAAGGTCTGCCCGGCGACACCGACTATGACATCAATGCAACCGGTCAGGTGACTAACATCAAAACGCCCAACTGGCAGATGCAATATCAAAGCTACCAGGAAGTTGATGGTTGGATGATGCCAGAGAAAATCACCTTTAAAGGTCAGCAAACCGAACTCCGTCTGGTGATCAATGATTGGGAGCTGGTGACACAATGA
- the hemA gene encoding glutamyl-tRNA reductase, which translates to MHHLFVLGVNHKTASLSLRERVAFGPERIDDALAALTSVPGVREGVILSTCNRTELYCAVDSGASEEVALWLSHFQHLTEDELQPALYQLQDGEAVRHLMRVAAGLDSLVLGEPQILGQVKQALDTASKQGAVKGLLNRLFQRTFGVAKRVRTETEIGAYGVSVAYVAVTLARQIFGDLSQVKVLLIGAGETIELVGQHLYGHSVSQMTVANRTLLRAQAIAGAWQADVITLNEIPQVLPDVDLVISSTASPLPILGKGLVERALKQRRNKPMLLIDIAVPRDIEEEVGELSDAYLYTVDDLQNIVAENQRHREHAARQAEQIVQDEREQFMNWFRSLSAQNHVRLYRQQADDIRQEQLALALRKLEQGEDAAAVLSELSERLTNKLIHAPTEALRQAGEAEDKSSLLLLSQALRLDEKN; encoded by the coding sequence ATGCATCATCTGTTTGTGCTGGGGGTAAACCATAAGACGGCGTCGTTGTCATTGCGTGAGCGAGTGGCCTTTGGGCCGGAGCGCATTGACGATGCTTTGGCGGCGTTAACATCGGTCCCCGGTGTCAGGGAAGGGGTAATACTTTCCACCTGTAATCGTACTGAACTTTACTGTGCTGTTGATAGCGGTGCCAGTGAAGAGGTAGCCCTATGGCTGTCACATTTCCAGCATCTGACGGAAGATGAACTCCAGCCGGCTTTATATCAGTTGCAAGATGGTGAAGCGGTGCGTCATCTGATGCGTGTCGCCGCAGGGCTGGATTCGCTGGTCTTGGGTGAACCGCAGATCTTAGGTCAGGTGAAACAAGCGCTGGATACCGCCAGTAAACAAGGTGCAGTAAAAGGGCTGTTGAATCGCTTATTCCAACGCACCTTTGGTGTCGCAAAACGCGTGCGCACCGAAACGGAAATTGGCGCGTACGGGGTTTCGGTTGCTTATGTCGCCGTTACGCTGGCGCGGCAGATTTTCGGTGATCTGTCGCAGGTCAAGGTGTTGCTGATCGGTGCAGGTGAAACAATAGAGCTGGTAGGCCAACATTTGTATGGGCATTCGGTCTCGCAAATGACGGTAGCCAACCGCACGTTGCTCCGCGCACAAGCGATTGCGGGCGCATGGCAGGCGGATGTCATTACCTTAAATGAGATCCCGCAGGTATTGCCGGATGTCGATTTGGTGATCAGCTCCACCGCCAGTCCGTTACCGATCTTAGGTAAGGGGTTGGTCGAGCGGGCGTTAAAACAGCGGCGTAATAAACCGATGTTGCTGATAGATATTGCTGTGCCCCGTGATATTGAGGAAGAAGTCGGTGAATTGTCCGATGCTTACCTGTATACCGTAGATGATCTGCAAAATATCGTCGCAGAAAATCAGCGGCACCGAGAACACGCAGCCCGGCAAGCAGAACAAATCGTGCAGGATGAGCGCGAACAGTTTATGAACTGGTTCCGCAGTTTATCGGCGCAAAACCATGTGCGCCTTTATCGCCAGCAGGCTGATGATATACGCCAGGAACAGTTAGCGCTGGCGTTACGCAAACTTGAGCAAGGTGAAGATGCTGCTGCGGTGTTATCTGAGCTGAGTGAGCGACTGACCAACAAACTTATTCATGCGCCCACCGAGGCGTTACGCCAAGCGGGCGAAGCCGAAGATAAAAGCTCGTTATTATTATTGAGTCAGGCATTACGACTCGACGAAAAAAATTAA